From the genome of Poecile atricapillus isolate bPoeAtr1 chromosome 23, bPoeAtr1.hap1, whole genome shotgun sequence, one region includes:
- the RAB44 gene encoding ras-related protein Rab-44 isoform X2: MSERRAAAKGRRLGSSRRKQLPESSREAPAPVASPGEEPPWASEIVQRVQHLLSHRGTEQAGVITRSDVQKLQEEGLPCSREELELVFDGLDAAGTGRLGTEEFTAGLRQFLSSQTASREHRRRKTASRRVRLVLPNPALEGGDSEERRHFAAFMEQLGTENLSEEQEIWQLWVKLRQDEPQLLDNLEAFLAKMRHRIQEARSEKEALELTLNKRVAEHDKDVQQLCEALEQQIQQEQLRLQQQSRARSQQQGEELQRVLDASEREVQRLVTAQMELERRCHSLHSSQQVTSTENRQLEQSNRALEHHLQHLHQQLQQTQGHLRTMRATVVWQHMGEPGDRVVAELPIEVPMSPQLSPGKSEQFRSEMRIRLGSQSSESKAKSTHQVVWEMLPAEINLSGAPRTASPAEEDPFPESLKEEGVSDQSSLLREMNDAIAALSKHLKAQAVGTSPALADTPCHPWDKAEPQTGPEAATAHETTPGVLQETLPGNVHHELLEGDLQEGAATAELRALDVTQADAWQLCAPGQAAQRELQEQVSAQGHEGRLHMVAQQPERETPPAMAPEHTAAGPAEHPKQGLPLASTLHTVRPEDAGRDQLGLVLRDNSLWQRQLLGEQSKDLSVGQREKMQEFGQKMSQERDSSPEEPGAVTAGGAGAAPRGCPKAALDPDHLYNVLFIGDSHVGKTSFLYRLHADTFNPHLTATVGLDYQIKNLVVDNKRFALRLWDSAGQERYHSMTKQFFRKADGVVLMYDITSEYSFSDVRYWLSCIQEAAEDGVVVLLLGNKTDCAAQRQVPTKEGECLAKEHQLMFYECSAASGHNVFESMVSFIRLLKVREDKLKNKAEEVPQAPQKKKGCCW; the protein is encoded by the exons ATGTCCGAGCGCCGGGCGGCCGCCAAGGGCCGGCGCTTGGGCTCCAGCCGGCGCAAGCAGCTGCCTGAGAGCTCCAGGGAGGCCCCAGCACCAGTGGCCAGCCCCGGTGAGGAGCCACCGTGGGCATCTGAAATAGTGCAGAGAGTGCAGCACCTCCTCAGCCACCGGGGCACAGAGCAGGCGGGAGTCATCACCCGCTCGGATGTGCAG aagctgcaggaggaaggtTTGCCgtgcagcagggaggagctggagctggtgtTCGATGGGCTGGATGCAGCTGGCACTGGGCGCTTGGGCACAGAGGAGTTCACGGCCGGGCTCC GGCAGTTCCTGAGCTCCCAAACAGCTTCCAGGGAGCACCGGCGGCGGAAGACGGCGTCCCGCAGGGTCCGGCTGGTCCTGCCCAACCCGGCGCTGGAAGGGGGGGACAGCGAGGAGCGCAGACACTTCGCTGCCTTTATGGAGCAGCTGGGCACAGAAAACCTCTCTGAAGA ACAGGAGATCTGGCAGCTCTGGGTGAAGCTCCGGCAGGAtgagccccagctgctggacaATCTGGAGGCCTTCCTGGCCAAGATGAGGCACCGCATCCAAGAAGCCAGGAGCGAGAAGGAGGCTTTGGAGCTGACTCTGAACAA GCGTGTGGCCGAGCACGACAAGGACGTGCAGCAGCTCTGCGaggccctggagcagcagatccagcaggaacagctgcggctgcagcagcag AGCAGGGCCcggagccagcagcagggcgAGGAGCTGCAGCGAGTGCTGGATGCCAGCGAGAGGGAGGTGCAGCGCTTGGTCACGGCGCAGATGGAG CTGGAGCGGCGCTGCCACAgcctgcacagctcccagcaggtcACCAGCACGGAAAACcggcagctggagcagagcaacCGGGCACTGGAGCAtcacctgcagcacctgcaccagcagctgcagcagaccCAGGGCCACCTGAGGACCATGAGGGCTACAGTGGTTTGGCAGCACATGGGGGAGCCTGG GGACAGAGTGGTGGCAGAGTTACCCATCGAGGTGCCAATGTCCCCACAG CTGAGTCCTGGGAAGAGCGAGCAGTTCCGCTCCGAGATGAGGATCAGGCTGGGATCCCAGAGCAGCGAGAGCAAAGCCAAGAGCACCCACCAAGT GGTTTGGGAAATGCTGCCAGCAGAAATAAACCTTTCAGGAGCCCCACGAACAGCAAGCCCTGCAGAAGAGGACCCCTTCCCAGAATCTCTGAAAGAGGAAGGTGTCTCTGACCAAAGCTCTTTGCTAAGAGAGATGAATGATGCAATAGCAGCTCTGAGCAAACATCTGAAGGCACAGGCAGTGGGAAcatcccctgccctggcagaCACGCCCTGCCACCCCTGGGACAAGGCTGAGCCCCAAACGGggccagaggcagccacagcccaTGAAACAACCCCTGGGGTCCTGCAGGAGACcctccctggaaatgtccatcATGAGCTGCTGGAAGGAGACCTGCAAgagggagcagccacagctgagctTCGTGCTCTGGATGTGACACAGGCTG ATGCGTGGCAGCTTTGTGCTCCAGGACAGGCAGCCCAAAGGGAGCTTCAGGAGCAGGTCTCAGCACAGGGACATGAGGGGAGGCTTCACATGGTGGCCCAACAGCCAGAGAGGGAGACACCACCCGCGATGGCACCGGAGCACACGGCTGCTGGACCTGCTGAGCATCCAAAGCAAGGGCTGCCACTAGCATCAACACTGCACACAGTGAGACCAGAAGATGCTGGGAGGGATCAGCTGGGGCTGGTCCTCAGAGACAACTCACTGTGGCAAAGGCAGCTCTTGGGAGAACAGAGCAAAGACCTCAGTGTTGGTCAACGAGAGAAGATGCAAGAATTTGGTCAGAAAATGAGCCAAGAACGTGATTCCAGCCCAGAAGAGCCAGGGGCTGTGACTGCaggtggggcaggagctgccccaagGGGTTGTCCCAAAGCTGCCCTGGACCCAGACCATCTCTACAACGTGCTGTTCATTGGGGACTCCCATGTGGGCAAAACGTCGTTCCTGTACCGTTTGCACGCCGACACCTTCAACCCCCACCTCACCGCCACAGTGG GACTGGATTATCAGATCAAAAACCTCGTTGTGGATAACAAGCGCTTTGCTCTCCGCCTGTGGGACTCAGCTGGTCAGGAAAG GTACCACAGCATGACCAAGCAGTTCTTCAGGAAGGCAGATGGGGTGGTGCTGATGTACGACATCACCTCTGAGTACTCCTTCTCCGACGTGCGCTACTGGCTCAGCTGCATCCAG GAAGCAGCAGAGGATGGAGTTGTTGTTCTGCTTCTTGGGAACAAAACTGACTGTGCTGCCCAGAGACAGGTCCCTACAAAGGAGGGTGAATGCCTGGCCAAG GAGCATCAGCTCATGTTTTATGAGTGCAGCGCTGCCTCGGGCCACAACGTCTTCGAGTCCATGGTCAGCTTCATCAG GTTGCTCAAAGTTCGTGAAgataaattgaaaaataaggCAGAAGAGGTACCACAGGCACCCCAGAAGAAAaagggctgctgctggtga
- the RAB44 gene encoding ras-related protein Rab-44 isoform X1: MSERRAAAKGRRLGSSRRKQLPESSREAPAPVASPGEEPPWASEIVQRVQHLLSHRGTEQAGVITRSDVQKLQEEGLPCSREELELVFDGLDAAGTGRLGTEEFTAGLRQFLSSQTASREHRRRKTASRRVRLVLPNPALEGGDSEERRHFAAFMEQLGTENLSEEQEIWQLWVKLRQDEPQLLDNLEAFLAKMRHRIQEARSEKEALELTLNKRVAEHDKDVQQLCEALEQQIQQEQLRLQQQSRARSQQQGEELQRVLDASEREVQRLVTAQMELERRCHSLHSSQQVTSTENRQLEQSNRALEHHLQHLHQQLQQTQGHLRTMRATVVWQHMGEPGDRVVAELPIEVPMSPQLSPGKSEQFRSEMRIRLGSQSSESKAKSTHQVVWEMLPAEINLSGAPRTASPAEEDPFPESLKEEGVSDQSSLLREMNDAIAALSKHLKAQAVGTSPALADTPCHPWDKAEPQTGPEAATAHETTPGVLQETLPGNVHHELLEGDLQEGAATAELRALDVTQAGASTGAGHCTAQEPGAEQEDSPEEAQRMLFLQGKGAGVEKMVLNVAEHLGESMEAEEQVLMEVEGAGWLQEKTAWAKPQLLGEAEEVEISLRENLEAGLGPPEAGQEGMSAGQCLAMDEQQPGRTEPGTVLQEWADPALGLPGKLETGLGEHLEPEPPSWGEAQVEAAHGGGVPGVTVAPGPGVLDEECARTEVQPWGETMDSKALEVLPAQAELAGSSRAGGKEEEVEEAELREAEQQLQGERARGAAGWRGSAGSLEPLAVAVPPTHGQGGADVDHSCKGTDVELLEAQSSTNVELLAEVEADLQGWNEAGSPGTQQGGDVDPGVQLEKDKPEVGLGEEMGAAAVNSEGPSPAETPVGSPDNCRLFPVKSQALELVEANLQLWKGLSPETPQGGKGKRAVQLQEKEEEDGEQGQGEHELPHEPVPHPSGVSLDQGEGAGAGLQPGEEAESLDTVEDQSSGAHVQLTAEGNELRLSLGGSTEADLQPLGEAGPLGTEQGGSVDSEVQSLDQGDKADLVEGEAEDAQEDMQLCESLSPGVLWGGEIETNVHIEDEEDGAQRQGEGELPHEPVLDLQGSGDRQGEEAGEDMQAQEEAESLDTVEDQSSGAHVQLTAEGDELRLSLGGSTEADLQPLGEAGPLGTEQGGSVDLDVQSLDQGDKADLVEGEAENVQEDTMFHEGPSLGGPWGGEGRRAVQLETKEEDGARGQGEHGLPHQPVPHLQGSGDRQGEEAGEDMQAQEEAESLDTVEDQSSGAHVQLTAEGDELRMSLGGSTEADLQPLGEAGPLGTEQGGSVDSEVQPLDQGDKADLVEGEAEDAQADLQLCGILSPGVPWGREWGRAIQNEEEEDGAQGQGENGLPQDSVLGPDRARGQQGEGAGEGVQPQEEAESLDTHQSTDADVQLFTGQQKPKSGSGGNTEADLTPLGVAGMWEGEQSLTLGLEADLGASPTANPWEGAAAADVPPPTEAALCPEPVIAAGGPGLEANLGACIGPEGQILEEQELLQGERAPAEGKPLDGAHGLEVAQGERLEAWARNGVKTQGVGLNHDDAALTSLVSEVLLQISPLKLETMMQEDVLIPDAWQLCAPGQAAQRELQEQVSAQGHEGRLHMVAQQPERETPPAMAPEHTAAGPAEHPKQGLPLASTLHTVRPEDAGRDQLGLVLRDNSLWQRQLLGEQSKDLSVGQREKMQEFGQKMSQERDSSPEEPGAVTAGGAGAAPRGCPKAALDPDHLYNVLFIGDSHVGKTSFLYRLHADTFNPHLTATVGLDYQIKNLVVDNKRFALRLWDSAGQERYHSMTKQFFRKADGVVLMYDITSEYSFSDVRYWLSCIQEAAEDGVVVLLLGNKTDCAAQRQVPTKEGECLAKEHQLMFYECSAASGHNVFESMVSFIRLLKVREDKLKNKAEEVPQAPQKKKGCCW, translated from the exons ATGTCCGAGCGCCGGGCGGCCGCCAAGGGCCGGCGCTTGGGCTCCAGCCGGCGCAAGCAGCTGCCTGAGAGCTCCAGGGAGGCCCCAGCACCAGTGGCCAGCCCCGGTGAGGAGCCACCGTGGGCATCTGAAATAGTGCAGAGAGTGCAGCACCTCCTCAGCCACCGGGGCACAGAGCAGGCGGGAGTCATCACCCGCTCGGATGTGCAG aagctgcaggaggaaggtTTGCCgtgcagcagggaggagctggagctggtgtTCGATGGGCTGGATGCAGCTGGCACTGGGCGCTTGGGCACAGAGGAGTTCACGGCCGGGCTCC GGCAGTTCCTGAGCTCCCAAACAGCTTCCAGGGAGCACCGGCGGCGGAAGACGGCGTCCCGCAGGGTCCGGCTGGTCCTGCCCAACCCGGCGCTGGAAGGGGGGGACAGCGAGGAGCGCAGACACTTCGCTGCCTTTATGGAGCAGCTGGGCACAGAAAACCTCTCTGAAGA ACAGGAGATCTGGCAGCTCTGGGTGAAGCTCCGGCAGGAtgagccccagctgctggacaATCTGGAGGCCTTCCTGGCCAAGATGAGGCACCGCATCCAAGAAGCCAGGAGCGAGAAGGAGGCTTTGGAGCTGACTCTGAACAA GCGTGTGGCCGAGCACGACAAGGACGTGCAGCAGCTCTGCGaggccctggagcagcagatccagcaggaacagctgcggctgcagcagcag AGCAGGGCCcggagccagcagcagggcgAGGAGCTGCAGCGAGTGCTGGATGCCAGCGAGAGGGAGGTGCAGCGCTTGGTCACGGCGCAGATGGAG CTGGAGCGGCGCTGCCACAgcctgcacagctcccagcaggtcACCAGCACGGAAAACcggcagctggagcagagcaacCGGGCACTGGAGCAtcacctgcagcacctgcaccagcagctgcagcagaccCAGGGCCACCTGAGGACCATGAGGGCTACAGTGGTTTGGCAGCACATGGGGGAGCCTGG GGACAGAGTGGTGGCAGAGTTACCCATCGAGGTGCCAATGTCCCCACAG CTGAGTCCTGGGAAGAGCGAGCAGTTCCGCTCCGAGATGAGGATCAGGCTGGGATCCCAGAGCAGCGAGAGCAAAGCCAAGAGCACCCACCAAGT GGTTTGGGAAATGCTGCCAGCAGAAATAAACCTTTCAGGAGCCCCACGAACAGCAAGCCCTGCAGAAGAGGACCCCTTCCCAGAATCTCTGAAAGAGGAAGGTGTCTCTGACCAAAGCTCTTTGCTAAGAGAGATGAATGATGCAATAGCAGCTCTGAGCAAACATCTGAAGGCACAGGCAGTGGGAAcatcccctgccctggcagaCACGCCCTGCCACCCCTGGGACAAGGCTGAGCCCCAAACGGggccagaggcagccacagcccaTGAAACAACCCCTGGGGTCCTGCAGGAGACcctccctggaaatgtccatcATGAGCTGCTGGAAGGAGACCTGCAAgagggagcagccacagctgagctTCGTGCTCTGGATGTGACACAGGCTGGTGCGTCCACAGGAGCCGGGCACTGCACGGCTCAGGAGCcaggggcagagcaggaagaCAGCCCAGAGGAGGCACAGAGGATGTTATTCCTGCAAGGAAAGGGTGCTGGTGTGGAGAAGATGGTGCTAAATGTGGCAGAGCATCTGGGAGAGAGTATGGAGGCAGAAGAGCAGGTGCTGATGGAGGTGGAGGGAGCAGGGTGGCTGCAGGAAAAAACAGCTTGGGCAAAACCACAGCTCCTGGGAGAAGCTGAGGAAGTGGAGATAAGCCTGAGAGAAAATTTGGAGGCAGGTCTGGGACCACCTGAGGCTGGGCAGGAAGGCATGTCAGCAGGACAGTGCCTTGCCATGgatgagcagcagccaggcaggacTGAGCCAGGCACGGTGCTGCAGGAATGGGCTGACCCAGCATTGGGGCTCCCTGGGAAACTGGAAactgggctgggagagcaccTGGAGCCAGAGCCACCATCCTGGGGTGAGGCACAAGTGGAAGCAGCCCATGGGGGTGGTGTCCCTGGAGTGACAGTGGCTCCTGGCCCAGGAGTGCTGGACGAGGAGTGTGCCAGGACAGAggtgcagccctggggagagaCCATGGACTCCAAGGCACTGGAGGTGCTGCCAGCCCAAGCTGAGcttgcagggagcagcagagccgggggcaaggaagaggaggtggaggaagcagagctcagagaggcagagcagcagctgcagggtgagcgtgccaggggagctgcagggtggAGAGGGAGCGCGGGCTCTCTGGAGCCActggcagtggctgtgccaCCCACCCACGGGCAAGGAGGAGCAGATGTGGATCATTCCTGCAAGGGAACAGATGTGGAACTGCTGGAGGCTCAAAGCAGCACCaatgtggagctgctggcagaggtggAGGCAGATCTGCAGGGATGGAATGAGGCTGGATCCCCAGGAacacagcagggaggggatgtgGATCCAGGTGTGCAGTTGGAGAAGGATAAACCAGAGGTagggctgggagaagaaatGGGGGCTGCTGCAGTTAACAGTGAGGGTCCTTCCCCAGCAGAAACACCTGTGGGCAGCCCAGACAACTGTCGGCTGTTCCCAGTTAAGTCTCAGGCACTGGAACTGGTGGAGGCCAATCTGCAGCTGTGGAAGGGTCTCAGCccagaaaccccccagggagGGAAGGGTAAAAGAGCTGTTCAGCTccaagagaaagaggaagaggatgggGAACAAGGACAGGGTGAGCATGAGCTGCCACACGAGCCTGTGCCTCATCCCAGTGGAGTGAGCCTGGAtcagggagagggggctggtGCAGGTCTACAGCCAGGGGAAGAAGCTGAAAGCCTGGACACTGTCGAGGACCAGAGCAGTGGTGCCCATGTGCAGCTGACTGCAGAGGGGAATGAGCTCAGACTGAGCCTGGGAGGGAGCACAGAGGCAGATCTGCAGCCCTTGGGTGAGGCTGGAcccctgggcacagagcagggagggagtgTGGATTCAGAGGTGCAGTCCCTGGATCAGGGGGATAAAGCAGATTTAGTGGAAGGGGAGGCAGAGGATGCCCAGGAAGACATGCAGCTGTGTGAGAGTCTCAGCCCAGGAGTCCTGTGGGGAGGAGAAATTGAAACAAATGTTCACattgaggatgaggaggatggaGCACAAAGACAGGGAGAGGGTGAGCTGCCACATGAGCCTGTGCTTGATCTGCAGGGAtcaggggacaggcagggagaggaggcaggTGAAGACATGCAAGCACAGGAAGAGGCTGAAAGCTTGGACACTGTCGAGGACCAGAGCAGTGGTGCCCATGTGCAGCTGACTGCAGAGGGGGATGAGCTCAGACTGAGCCTGGGAGGGAGCACAGAGGCAGATCTGCAGCCCTTGGGTGAGGCTGGAcccctgggcacagagcagggagggagtgTGGACTTAGATGTGCAGTCCCTGGATCAGGGGGATAAAGCAGATTTAGTGGAAGGGGAGGCAGAAAATGTGCAGGAAGATACGATGTTCCATGAGGGTCCCAGCCTAGGAGGCCCATGGGGAGGGGAGGGTAGAAGAGCTGTTCAGCTGGAGACAAAGGAGGAGGATGGGGCACGAGGACAAGGGGAGCACGGGCTACCACACCAGCCTGTGCCTCATCTGCAGGGatctggggacaggcagggagaggaggcaggTGAAGACATGCAAGCACAGGAAGAGGCTGAAAGCCTGGACACTGTCGAGGACCAGAGCAGTGGTGCCCATGTGCAGCTGACTGCAGAGGGGGATGAGCTCAGAATGAGCCTGGGAGGGAGCACAGAGGCAGATCTGCAGCCCTTGGGTGAGGCTGGAcccctgggcacagagcagggagggagtgTGGATTCAGAGGTGCAGCCCCTGGATCAGGGGGATAAAGCAGATTTAGTGGAAGGGGAGGCAGAGGATGCCCAGGCAGATCTGCAGCTGTGTGGGATTCTCAGCCCAGGGGTTCCATGGGGAAGGGAGTGGGGAAGAGCCATTcagaatgaggaggaggaggatggggcaCAAGGACAGGGTGAGAATGGGCTGCCACAAGACTCTGTGCTTGGTCCAGACAGAGCACGAGGCCaacagggagagggggctggtGAAGGAGTACAGCCACAGGAGGAGGCTGAAAGCCTGGACACACATCAGAGCACTGATGCTGATGTGCAGCTTTTCACAGGCCAGCAGAAGCCCAAATCAGGCTCAGGAGGGAACACAGAGGCAGATCTGACACCTCTGGGTGTAgctggaatgtgggaaggggagcagagcctgactcTAGGTTTGGAGGCAGATCTGGGTGCATCTCCCACTGCAAACCcatgggaaggagctgctgctgcagatgtTCCCCCTCCAACTGAGGCTGCTTTGTGTCCTGAGCCTGTCATTGCGGCAGGGGGGCCTGGTCTGGAAGCAAATCTGGGTGCATGCATTGGTCCTGAGGGGCAGATTCTGGAGGAACAGGAATTACTGCAGGGAGAGAGGGCTCCTGCAGAGGGGAAGCCTCTGGATGGAGCTCATGGTCTGGAAGTGGCACAGGGAGAGAGGCTGGAGGCATGGGCAAGGAATGGAGTAAAAACTCAGGGTGTAGGATTAAACCATGATGACGCTGCGTTGACCTCCCTGGTCTCCGAGGTGCTGTTACAAATCAGCCCCCTAAAGCTGGAAACAATGATGCAGGAGGATGTTCTCATTCCAGATGCGTGGCAGCTTTGTGCTCCAGGACAGGCAGCCCAAAGGGAGCTTCAGGAGCAGGTCTCAGCACAGGGACATGAGGGGAGGCTTCACATGGTGGCCCAACAGCCAGAGAGGGAGACACCACCCGCGATGGCACCGGAGCACACGGCTGCTGGACCTGCTGAGCATCCAAAGCAAGGGCTGCCACTAGCATCAACACTGCACACAGTGAGACCAGAAGATGCTGGGAGGGATCAGCTGGGGCTGGTCCTCAGAGACAACTCACTGTGGCAAAGGCAGCTCTTGGGAGAACAGAGCAAAGACCTCAGTGTTGGTCAACGAGAGAAGATGCAAGAATTTGGTCAGAAAATGAGCCAAGAACGTGATTCCAGCCCAGAAGAGCCAGGGGCTGTGACTGCaggtggggcaggagctgccccaagGGGTTGTCCCAAAGCTGCCCTGGACCCAGACCATCTCTACAACGTGCTGTTCATTGGGGACTCCCATGTGGGCAAAACGTCGTTCCTGTACCGTTTGCACGCCGACACCTTCAACCCCCACCTCACCGCCACAGTGG GACTGGATTATCAGATCAAAAACCTCGTTGTGGATAACAAGCGCTTTGCTCTCCGCCTGTGGGACTCAGCTGGTCAGGAAAG GTACCACAGCATGACCAAGCAGTTCTTCAGGAAGGCAGATGGGGTGGTGCTGATGTACGACATCACCTCTGAGTACTCCTTCTCCGACGTGCGCTACTGGCTCAGCTGCATCCAG GAAGCAGCAGAGGATGGAGTTGTTGTTCTGCTTCTTGGGAACAAAACTGACTGTGCTGCCCAGAGACAGGTCCCTACAAAGGAGGGTGAATGCCTGGCCAAG GAGCATCAGCTCATGTTTTATGAGTGCAGCGCTGCCTCGGGCCACAACGTCTTCGAGTCCATGGTCAGCTTCATCAG GTTGCTCAAAGTTCGTGAAgataaattgaaaaataaggCAGAAGAGGTACCACAGGCACCCCAGAAGAAAaagggctgctgctggtga
- the CDKN1A gene encoding cyclin-dependent kinase inhibitor 1 gives MPLSQSRAGQTPCSSKVCRNLFGPVDHEQLQHDFEDKIRQQLEEAQQRWNFDFETETPLEGPFKWERILVAEQPPQEVHSLVRAVTSSDSRSSLAHRVPPKDRVGRICPEESQQSSKAYKAGSSQSLKRGQTTIKDFYSAKRRIVPARPRP, from the exons ATGCCGCtgtcccagagcagggctgggcagaccCCGTGCAGCAGCAAGGTGTGCAGGAACCTCTTTGGCCCCGTGGACCACGAGCAGCTCCAGCATGACTTTGAGGACAAGATAAGacagcagctggaagaagctcAGCAGCGCTGGAACTTCGACTTTGAGACAGAGACTCCCTTGGAAGGGCCATTCAAGTGGGAGAGGATCCTCGTGGCTGAGCAGCCGCCTCAGGAGGTTCACAGCCTGGTCAGGGCTGTcaccagcagtgacagcaggagcTCCTTGGCCCACAGGGTCCCCCCCAAGGACCGTGTTGGCAGGATTTGCCCCGAGGAGTCTCAGCAGAGCTCGAAGGCTTACAAGGCTGGTTCCTCGCAGAGCTTGAAACGTGGGCAGACCACGATCAAAG ACTTCTACAGTGCCAAGCGGAGGATCGTCCCTGCGCGGCCCCGGCCATGA